One segment of Lytechinus pictus isolate F3 Inbred chromosome 13, Lp3.0, whole genome shotgun sequence DNA contains the following:
- the LOC129275287 gene encoding syndetin-like, with protein sequence MKKRFKTLLSRQGSSSTSFEDASPVEEQPPQPEPVQKVYTKEDREFSNDPVEEAEVIASIEEPYFTEDTFDCSNYELEKLTSEQLDLAAIDEDRNKLRRQLQAVSKKFSDVVLENQSAYTKELQRVMELQASLQKASVICMNGRRQLSMTKQGFTVASLRILKNHRKKQQLLGLLKSLHTIDTLQRTDIRLRELMEEEDYPGAIQLCQECQRAASNFKHYKCISELSSKLQDTLEMIEEQLDNALAKICSNFDIKNYEKLQTAYRLLGKTQTAMDQLHMHFTSAIHNTAFQIILGYVQLVSGPTDSRFQKMPYRDLCSQIHMETYIPCLVDLCKALWEVMKSYYKTLEWHDKQESSDQATTPESEEIQQTSDVEESFSRRYIRKKLEHGLARIWQDVQQKVKTYLQGTDLSSFKYDDFIYVLDLVNRLISVGEEFCGSKSEGLHDSIRQQSLNYFKSYHRARMDELRMFLENEGWEMCPVKSNFSFQSLHEFRFLREYDTVTSNTGSRVDGRGTVLTSPTGRGFFSKYAEQGSPFDKQFSSDEEEDEATANGPENERFLGYEDSDDSDVPDELKQDYVDEKTGEQPVKRNSLKKKKAERAYNKGPILTNTTLTVLRLCGKYMNMMSVLKPIAFDVVLCMSQLFDYYIFAVYTFFATDVSTMSGASLGSKLWTTLKRINDNLIEQDPNTAMVSHSVDGRMKVGFPHVSPIVDLNSSDGLYSLAERVVGTESLIFLANQFELLQPHLESVIPGSKKAFLQQFYSQTVSVASDLRKPIYRGVASRCMDYDRILQLMMTVKWDIKDIMSQHSPYVDALLHDMSGFSSRLAAMSNKRVPIPQEAHRVLWEHVIRLANRILVEGFACAKKCSNEGRALMQLDFQQFLIKIEAIAQVKPVPDREFVEAYVKAYYLSEADIELWVKEHKEYSAKQLSSLVSCAVGSKKARQRLLNSIEDFEKNRPR encoded by the exons ATGAAGAAGAGATTCAAAACTCTCCTGAGTAGACAG ggTAGCAGCAGTACCAGTTTTGAAGATGCAAGTCCTGTCGAGGAACAACCTCCTCAACCTGAACCAGTTCAGAAAGTGTATACAAAG GAAGACAGAGAGTTTTCCAATGATCCAGTTGAAGAAGCAGAG GTCATTGCTAGTATAGAAGAACCATATTTTACAGAAGATACCTTTGATTGCAGCAATTATGAGCTTGAG AAACTCACATCTGAACAATTGGATCTTGCTGCCATTGATGAGGATAGAAACAAGCTACGAAGACAGCTACAAGCA GTATCCAAGAAATTTTCagatgttgtgttggaaaatcAATCTGCCTATACCAAG gaattacaaagagttatggAGTTACAAGCTTCTTTACAGAAGGCGAGTGTGATCTGCATGAATGGTCGAAG GCAATTGTCGATGACAAAGCAAGGTTTCACGGTAGCCAGTCTAAGGATTCTGAAGAATCATAGGAAGAAACAGCAGCTTCTAGGACTACTCAAATCCCTGCATACTATTGATACGCTG CAAAGAACAGACATAAGACTGAGAGAACTAATGGAA gaagaAGACTATCCAGGTGCCATTCAGCTATGCCAGGAATGTCAGCGAGCTGCAAGTAACTTTAAACACTACAAATGCATCAG TGAACTAAGCTCAAAACTTCAAGATACATTGGAAATGATCGAG GAACAACTTGATAATGCCCTTGCAAAGATCTGCAGTAACTTTGACATCAAGAATTATGAAAAACTCCAGACAGCATACAGATTATTAGGCAAAACACAG ACTGCCATGGACCAACTTCACATGCATTTTACCAGTGCAATTCACAACACAGCATTCCAGATCATCTTGGGCTACGTCCAGCTGGTCAGTGGACCTACAGACTCCAGGTTTCAAAAGATGCCGTACAGGGACTTATGCTCG caaATTCACATGGAGACGTATATCCCTTGCTTAGTGGATTTGTGCAAGGCCTTGTGGGAAGTGATGAAAAGCTATTATAAGACACTAGAATGGCATGACAAACAAGAGAGTTCTGACCAAGCCACAACACCAGAATCAG AGGAAATCCAGCAGACGAGTGATGTAGAAGAGTCTTTCAGCAGACGGTACATCAGGAAGAAATTAGAACACGGTCTAGCTAGGATATGGCAG GATGTCCAGCAGAAGGTCAAGACCTACCTCCAAGGGACTGACCTATCCAGCTTCAAGTACGATGATTTCATCTACGTCCTCGATCTAGTCAATCG GTTAATATCTGTAGGTGAAGAGTTCTGTGGCAGTAAATCAGAAGGACTCCATGATTCTATAAGGCAACAGAGTTTGAATTACTTCAAGAGCTATCACAG GGCTAGAATGGATGAACTGCGGATGTTCCTCGAGAACGAAGGATGGGAGATGTGTCCCGTCAAGAGCAACTTCTCCTTCCAAAGCCTCCACGAGTTCAGGTTCCTCCGGGAGTACGACACCGTCACCTCCAACACCGGTAGCAGAGTAGATGGGCGTGGCACGGTACTGACCTCGCCCACAGGGCGTGGCTTCTTCTCTAAGTATGCAGAGCAGGGAAGTCCCTTTGATAAACAGTTTTCATCTGATGAAGAAGAGGATGAAGCCACTGCTAATGGA CCTGAGAATGAGCGATTCCTTGGTTATGAAGACTCTGATGATAGTGATGTTCCTGATGAACTCAAACAGGACTATGTAGATGAAAAAACAGGTGAACAACCAGTCAAAAG GAACtctttgaagaagaagaaagcagAGAGGGCATATAACAAGGGTCCCATTCTCACCAATACAACATTGACAGTACTTAGGTTATGTG gGAAGTATATGAACATGATGTCTGTTCTCAAGCCGATAGCCTTTGATGTGGTGCTATGTATGTCACAACTATTTGATTATTACATCTTTGCTGTCTACACTTTCTTTGCAACGGATGTG AGTACAATGAGTGGAGCATCGCTTGGCAGTAAATTATGGACTACTCTAAAGAGGATCAATGATAATCTCATTGAGCAAGATCCAAACACTGCTATGGTATCTCATTCAGTCGATGGAAGG ATGAAAGTAGGTTTCCCCCATGTCTCTCCGATTGTTGATCTGAACAGCAGTGATGGGTTGTATAGTCTTGCTGAAAGGGTCGTCGGTACCGAGTCTCT GATATTTCTTGCCAATCAGTTTGAGTTACTCCAACCCCACCTCGAGTCTGTCATTCCAGGCAGCAAGAAGGCTTTCCTTCAACAATTCTACTCACAG aCGGTGAGTGTGGCAAGTGATCTACGTAAGCCGATCTACCGGGGCGTGGCCTCTCGTTGCATGGACTACGATCGAATCCTTCAGTTGATGATGACGGTCAAGTGGGACATCAAAGACATCATGTCCCAGCACAGCCCATACGTTGATGCTctattacat GATATGAGCGGATTCAGTAGTCGATTAGCAGCCATGAGCAACAA GCGAGTACCCATACCTCAAGAAGCACACAGAGTTCTTTGGGAGCATGTTATCCGACTAGCCAATCGCATCCTAGTCGAGGG GTTTGCCTGTGCCAAGAAGTGTAGTAATGAGGGTCGAGCCCTAATGCAGCTGGATTTCCAACAATTTCTGATCAAGATTGAAGCCATCGCACAAGTCAA